One window of Moritella sp. Urea-trap-13 genomic DNA carries:
- a CDS encoding FAD-dependent oxidoreductase, whose product MAINDKEQKSHSKKIIIAVIITVFTLWYGFDLNQYASLEQIKTLQQTSGDYIAEHRSLAMLIFFVSYVVITGFSLPGAVLLTLLGGGLFGFGYGLLLISFASSIGATLAFLVSRYLLRDYVQKKFGARLDAINKGVEKEGDFYLFSLRLIPVFPFFLINILMGLTKISTRSFYLVSQVGMLAGTAVYVWAGTKLSEINSLSGIASPSLLSALALLGIFPWVAKRGLALFSQRKRYSRWTKPKSFDRNMIVIGAGAGGLVSAYIAAAVKSKVTLVEKHRMGGDCLNTGCVPSKALIRSAHAVAEIGRSNEFGVDAEIKTINFEKVMGRIQQVIKTIEPHDSIARYSAMGVECLTAEAKIIDPWRVQIDEQVLTTKNIVVATGARPIVPPIPGLTDVPYLTSDTLWQLTEQPARLLVLGGGPIGCEIAQSFARLGSTVTQVEMASQLLGREDADAVAVVQAELLADGVNILLGNKVASFVSEDGQYSAVLANGDSVVFDQVFLALGRQANIRGFGLEALDVAITERGLIEINDYQQTSIPNIYAVGDVSGPYQLTHVAAHQAWFAAVNALFGSVKKFATDYRVIPAVTYTYPELARVGISENEAQQAQLDYQVTKYDIDDLDRAITDSETKGFVKVITAGNSDKILGVTIVASHAGELLAEYTLAMKYKLGLNKVLGTIHPYPTMSEANKYVAGNWKRNNSPEKLLAWVAKFHRYMRKA is encoded by the coding sequence ATGGCTATTAATGATAAAGAACAAAAATCGCATAGTAAGAAAATTATTATCGCAGTAATAATTACCGTATTTACGTTGTGGTACGGGTTTGATTTAAACCAGTACGCTTCGTTAGAGCAAATTAAAACATTACAACAAACGTCTGGTGACTATATTGCTGAGCACCGCTCTTTGGCGATGCTGATCTTTTTTGTTAGTTATGTCGTGATCACCGGCTTCTCATTACCAGGAGCGGTATTGCTGACGCTATTAGGCGGCGGCTTGTTTGGTTTTGGTTATGGCTTGCTGCTGATTTCTTTCGCTAGCTCTATTGGTGCTACGCTGGCCTTTCTGGTGAGCCGTTATCTATTAAGAGATTATGTGCAAAAGAAATTTGGGGCCAGACTTGATGCGATTAACAAAGGTGTGGAAAAGGAAGGTGACTTTTATTTATTTTCGTTACGTTTAATCCCGGTTTTCCCGTTCTTTTTAATTAATATTTTGATGGGGTTGACCAAGATTAGCACCCGTAGTTTTTATCTCGTGAGCCAAGTCGGTATGTTAGCTGGCACCGCTGTCTATGTTTGGGCTGGGACTAAATTAAGTGAAATTAATAGCTTATCTGGTATTGCATCACCATCATTACTCAGTGCATTAGCGCTATTGGGTATTTTCCCTTGGGTCGCTAAACGAGGGTTAGCACTATTTAGTCAGCGTAAACGCTATTCGCGTTGGACTAAACCAAAATCATTTGATCGTAACATGATAGTCATTGGTGCCGGCGCTGGCGGCTTAGTCAGTGCCTATATCGCTGCCGCAGTGAAATCAAAAGTAACCTTAGTTGAAAAACACCGTATGGGTGGAGATTGTTTAAATACCGGCTGCGTGCCTTCTAAAGCATTGATCCGTAGCGCCCATGCGGTTGCAGAAATTGGCCGTTCCAATGAATTTGGGGTTGATGCCGAGATTAAAACCATCAATTTTGAAAAGGTGATGGGACGTATTCAGCAGGTTATTAAGACGATAGAGCCGCATGACTCGATTGCGCGTTATTCGGCGATGGGTGTTGAGTGCTTAACTGCAGAAGCTAAAATTATCGATCCTTGGCGCGTGCAGATTGACGAACAGGTATTAACGACTAAAAATATTGTCGTGGCTACGGGAGCGCGTCCTATTGTACCGCCTATTCCCGGATTAACTGATGTGCCTTATTTAACGTCGGATACTTTGTGGCAGTTAACTGAGCAACCGGCGCGGTTATTAGTATTAGGCGGTGGGCCTATTGGTTGTGAAATAGCCCAAAGCTTTGCCCGCTTAGGTTCGACAGTGACGCAAGTTGAAATGGCTAGCCAATTATTGGGACGCGAAGATGCAGACGCCGTTGCGGTAGTGCAAGCCGAATTGTTGGCAGATGGTGTTAACATTTTACTCGGTAATAAAGTAGCAAGTTTTGTCAGCGAAGATGGCCAATACAGTGCGGTACTAGCGAATGGTGATTCAGTTGTATTTGACCAAGTATTCTTAGCCTTGGGGCGTCAGGCTAATATTCGTGGTTTTGGTTTGGAAGCACTTGATGTCGCTATCACTGAGCGCGGTCTTATTGAGATAAATGACTACCAACAAACCTCAATCCCTAATATCTATGCTGTTGGTGATGTTTCTGGGCCTTATCAACTTACCCATGTCGCAGCACACCAAGCTTGGTTCGCGGCGGTAAATGCCTTATTTGGCTCGGTGAAAAAATTTGCCACCGATTATCGTGTGATCCCCGCGGTGACTTATACTTATCCTGAACTCGCACGAGTTGGTATTAGTGAAAATGAAGCGCAACAGGCACAGCTAGATTATCAGGTGACTAAATATGACATAGATGATTTAGATAGGGCGATCACAGATAGTGAGACCAAAGGTTTTGTTAAAGTGATCACCGCTGGTAATAGCGATAAGATCTTAGGTGTGACGATTGTCGCCAGTCATGCCGGTGAGTTATTGGCAGAATACACCTTAGCAATGAAATACAAACTAGGCTTAAATAAAGTGCTAGGGACTATTCATCCGTATCCAACCATGAGTGAAGCCAATAAGTATGTGGCGGGTAATTGGAAACGCAATAACAGCCCTGAGAAGTTATTAGCCTGGGTAGCGAAGTTCCATCGTTATATGCGTAAAGCTTAA
- a CDS encoding Yip1 family protein, which translates to MLVKHLWGLYVQPKDEWIDIDTHHESLLSVVVSLLFFALIPAASAWYTATVTGWKLGVGETTYLSSSSATIMAVAMVIVSIMLVTTFAIFVQWMAGNFGSSSSFTQALELTTYTAAPIFITGIAALIPVAWVIMLALLVGVAFSVRALYTGVPVIMHITEERGFIYASSLLTVGLVLFVASMGFTVVMWSFGLGPQFVI; encoded by the coding sequence ATGTTAGTAAAACACTTATGGGGTTTATACGTACAGCCCAAGGACGAATGGATTGATATTGATACCCACCATGAGTCTTTATTATCCGTGGTTGTGAGTCTGCTGTTCTTTGCTTTAATACCGGCTGCATCAGCCTGGTATACCGCAACAGTAACAGGTTGGAAGCTTGGTGTTGGAGAAACAACTTATTTATCTTCTTCAAGCGCGACGATCATGGCTGTTGCTATGGTCATAGTGAGTATTATGCTGGTGACGACATTTGCAATTTTTGTACAATGGATGGCGGGTAATTTTGGTTCATCGTCTAGTTTTACCCAAGCGTTAGAGTTAACCACATATACTGCTGCACCTATCTTTATTACTGGTATTGCCGCTCTCATTCCTGTGGCTTGGGTGATAATGCTGGCACTATTAGTTGGCGTCGCATTTTCGGTGCGCGCGCTTTACACTGGGGTGCCAGTGATTATGCATATTACTGAAGAACGGGGATTCATTTATGCCTCGTCATTATTGACTGTTGGGCTGGTATTATTTGTCGCATCAATGGGCTTTACTGTGGTGATGTGGAGCTTTGGATTAGGTCCACAGTTTGTAATTTAA
- a CDS encoding LysR family transcriptional regulator produces MRLIQIEMFLLAVKTGSISEAAIQLGKSRSTVSAALLALEDELGVNLLLRSGNKIELSHIGENIVADCQRIFHLSQGVHAKCAHHLAGAELALRIARDDALPEKFWNQLISQIEKKFPQTSLSMYAAPTPELIAYVENNKVDIAYGMITDTHDYQRHVRSELGQLRMMAVAAADHPLHTIGNRLTSNDLALYTEVVLAYMDGLLTVEASISHRYIGLTFYEYLRDAVCNGVGWAKVPAPLITEQLRNETLKVLRYKKSMSWEIYGEITGVDFCRGAVTDWIAEQIEHYLITESH; encoded by the coding sequence ATGAGATTAATACAAATTGAGATGTTTCTATTAGCGGTTAAAACTGGATCTATTTCTGAAGCGGCAATACAACTTGGTAAAAGCCGTTCTACAGTCAGCGCAGCACTGCTTGCGCTTGAAGATGAGTTAGGCGTGAACTTGTTATTACGCAGCGGTAATAAAATTGAGTTAAGCCACATCGGTGAAAATATCGTTGCTGATTGCCAGCGTATATTCCATCTTTCTCAGGGGGTACATGCTAAATGTGCACATCATTTAGCTGGGGCTGAGTTGGCATTACGTATTGCCCGAGATGATGCCTTACCGGAGAAATTCTGGAATCAACTTATTAGTCAAATAGAGAAGAAATTTCCACAAACATCGTTATCCATGTATGCAGCTCCGACGCCAGAATTAATCGCTTATGTGGAGAATAACAAAGTTGATATTGCTTACGGCATGATCACGGATACTCATGATTATCAACGGCATGTACGCAGTGAATTGGGTCAGCTTAGGATGATGGCCGTCGCCGCTGCGGATCATCCATTACATACTATTGGCAACCGTTTAACCAGTAATGATTTAGCGTTATATACTGAAGTTGTCTTGGCTTATATGGATGGCTTATTGACTGTTGAAGCCTCAATCAGTCATCGTTATATCGGCTTAACATTTTATGAATATTTACGTGACGCGGTATGTAATGGCGTTGGTTGGGCCAAAGTGCCTGCACCTCTGATCACTGAACAACTTAGAAATGAAACACTTAAAGTACTTCGTTATAAAAAGTCGATGAGCTGGGAAATCTATGGCGAAATTACCGGAGTAGACTTTTGTCGTGGCGCAGTGACAGATTGGATTGCAGAGCAAATTGAACACTACTTGATTACTGAGTCACACTAA
- a CDS encoding multidrug efflux SMR transporter, protein MYHSMMLFFAIIAEVAGTISMRYSAENNPVTGTVAMIILIGISYFLLSKAIQKIPLGVAYAIWEGVGILLITIISNYLFDEMITPAKIFGVGLIVAGLIFINTDEGHDDE, encoded by the coding sequence ATGTATCACAGCATGATGCTGTTTTTTGCCATTATTGCCGAAGTAGCGGGCACTATTTCAATGCGATATTCAGCTGAAAACAACCCCGTGACGGGCACGGTAGCGATGATCATATTAATAGGGATATCCTACTTTTTATTATCTAAGGCCATACAAAAAATTCCATTAGGAGTGGCTTACGCAATTTGGGAAGGGGTTGGGATCTTACTCATCACAATAATAAGTAATTATCTTTTTGATGAAATGATCACCCCAGCTAAAATTTTCGGTGTTGGTTTGATCGTCGCTGGACTTATCTTTATTAACACAGATGAAGGACACGATGATGAATAA
- a CDS encoding SMR family transporter has protein sequence MMNNAELIHILFLCFSILLDITANYFLKLSDGFKNKLPGVLAILLVAAAFISLGQAVQSIQLSIAYATWGAGGIIGTLLVDKYMFGATIGRRSQIGVPLLISGIVVLQFSH, from the coding sequence ATGATGAATAATGCAGAACTCATACACATCCTATTTTTGTGTTTTTCCATATTGTTGGATATCACTGCGAATTATTTTTTAAAACTATCGGATGGTTTTAAAAATAAATTACCAGGCGTATTAGCAATCTTGCTGGTTGCCGCGGCATTCATCAGTCTAGGCCAAGCAGTACAGTCAATCCAATTATCGATTGCCTATGCGACTTGGGGCGCTGGCGGTATTATTGGCACCCTGTTGGTCGATAAGTATATGTTTGGCGCAACGATAGGACGTCGCAGTCAAATAGGTGTACCACTGTTAATTTCAGGCATTGTGGTCCTGCAATTTTCACACTAA
- the lysS gene encoding lysine--tRNA ligase, giving the protein MSETIQNPEIDFQSEVEQRHHKLAELQKQGNAFPNTFRRDSISNDLLSTYGDKSTDELAALKVTVKVAGRIMTRRIMGKASFVTLQDMGGKIQLYVSRDNLPENFYNEQFKKWDIGDIVGAEGYLFKTQTGELSLKINNLELLTKALRPLPNKFHGLAEQETRYRQRYLDLIANDDARKTFMIRSQVIAGIRNYLLKDGFMEVETPMMQVIPGGASARPFITKHNALDMDMYLRVSPELYLKRLVVGGFERVFEINRNFRNEGISTRHNPEFTMLEFYMAYADYKDQMALTEGMLRTLSLDILGSTLVPYGDDVYDFGKEFDKISMIDSVLKYNPSISAEQLATMEGATAVAQGLGIKLQANWGRGRVITEIFEETVEEKLIQPTFITEYPAEVSPLARSNDNDNFITDRFEFFIGGREIANGYSELNDSADQDQRFRDQVTAMDAGDDEAMFHDADFITALEHGLPPTAGQGIGIDRLVMLFTNSHTIRDVILFPTLRPQN; this is encoded by the coding sequence ATGTCGGAAACAATCCAAAATCCAGAAATCGATTTTCAAAGTGAAGTTGAACAACGTCACCACAAGTTAGCCGAGCTACAAAAGCAAGGTAACGCCTTCCCAAACACATTCCGTCGAGATTCAATTTCTAACGACTTATTGAGCACTTATGGTGACAAATCGACTGATGAATTAGCTGCGCTAAAGGTAACCGTTAAAGTTGCTGGCCGTATCATGACTCGTCGTATTATGGGTAAAGCGAGCTTTGTGACACTCCAGGATATGGGTGGTAAAATCCAACTATATGTAAGCCGCGATAACTTGCCAGAAAACTTCTACAATGAACAATTTAAAAAATGGGACATTGGCGATATTGTTGGTGCTGAAGGTTACTTATTTAAGACTCAGACTGGCGAACTTAGCTTAAAAATAAACAACCTCGAGTTATTAACCAAAGCATTACGTCCGCTACCGAATAAATTTCACGGTCTAGCGGAGCAAGAAACTCGTTACCGTCAACGCTATCTAGATCTGATCGCCAACGACGACGCGCGTAAAACATTTATGATCCGCTCGCAAGTCATTGCCGGTATTCGAAACTACTTGCTTAAAGATGGCTTCATGGAAGTAGAAACACCTATGATGCAGGTTATACCAGGGGGGGCTTCTGCGCGTCCATTCATCACTAAGCATAATGCATTAGATATGGATATGTATCTACGTGTATCGCCAGAGTTGTACCTGAAACGCTTAGTTGTAGGTGGCTTTGAGCGCGTGTTCGAAATTAACCGAAACTTCCGTAACGAAGGTATTTCAACACGTCACAATCCTGAATTTACGATGCTTGAGTTCTATATGGCCTATGCTGACTACAAAGATCAAATGGCGCTAACAGAAGGCATGCTACGAACCTTATCACTCGATATCTTAGGTTCAACACTAGTACCTTACGGTGATGATGTTTACGATTTCGGTAAAGAGTTCGATAAAATTTCAATGATCGACTCAGTCTTGAAATACAACCCGAGTATTAGCGCTGAGCAATTAGCAACCATGGAAGGTGCAACAGCGGTAGCACAAGGGCTGGGCATAAAACTACAGGCTAATTGGGGTCGTGGTCGTGTGATCACTGAAATATTCGAAGAAACTGTAGAAGAAAAATTGATCCAGCCAACCTTCATTACTGAATATCCAGCGGAAGTTTCACCGTTAGCACGCAGTAATGATAACGACAACTTCATTACTGACCGTTTTGAATTCTTTATCGGTGGCCGTGAAATTGCAAATGGTTACTCAGAGTTAAATGACTCTGCAGACCAAGATCAACGTTTCCGCGACCAAGTTACCGCAATGGATGCCGGAGATGATGAAGCAATGTTCCACGATGCTGACTTTATCACAGCGTTGGAACACGGCTTACCACCAACAGCAGGTCAAGGTATCGGTATCGATCGTTTGGTCATGCTATTCACTAATAGCCATACTATTCGTGACGTGATCCTGTTCCCAACATTACGCCCGCAAAACTAA
- the pdxY gene encoding pyridoxal kinase PdxY translates to MPSFLFLVGVLFMKSILSIQSHVVFGCAGNSAVVFPMRRMGIEVWPINTVQFSNHTQYQQGWQGMVMPVDQIKNLVDGLVNIDSLSSCDAVLSGYLGSATQGKEVLYAVEQVKQHNADALYFCDPVMGHPEKGCIVVPEVMDFFKYHALPKADVIAPNLLELETLADMKIDNIEQVKQACSMLLGQGVKLVLVKHLSKAGITASKFEMLLATADGYFHITRPLYDFIRQPVGVGDLISGVMLANLLAGHSPVHAFELTNAAVDAVLKQTFEQGCYELQLISAQQQIAEPQVELYAKLLK, encoded by the coding sequence ATGCCCTCTTTTTTATTTCTTGTTGGGGTATTATTTATGAAGTCTATCTTGTCTATTCAATCTCATGTTGTATTTGGCTGCGCTGGTAATAGCGCGGTGGTTTTTCCTATGCGTAGAATGGGGATTGAAGTGTGGCCGATTAACACGGTGCAGTTTTCTAACCACACCCAATATCAGCAAGGTTGGCAAGGGATGGTGATGCCTGTTGATCAGATTAAGAATTTAGTTGATGGTTTAGTAAATATTGACAGTTTATCAAGCTGTGATGCTGTTTTAAGTGGCTACCTAGGTTCTGCCACACAAGGCAAGGAAGTGCTTTATGCAGTAGAACAAGTGAAGCAGCATAACGCTGATGCCTTATATTTTTGTGATCCGGTAATGGGACATCCTGAAAAGGGCTGCATTGTGGTACCTGAAGTGATGGATTTTTTTAAATATCATGCATTGCCAAAAGCAGATGTCATTGCACCTAATCTACTTGAGTTAGAAACACTAGCTGATATGAAAATCGATAATATAGAGCAGGTTAAACAAGCCTGTTCTATGTTGTTAGGGCAAGGCGTAAAGCTTGTACTAGTTAAGCATTTGAGTAAAGCGGGTATAACAGCAAGTAAGTTTGAAATGTTGTTGGCAACGGCGGATGGTTACTTCCACATTACTCGTCCTTTGTATGATTTTATCCGTCAACCAGTCGGTGTAGGTGATTTAATTAGTGGCGTGATGTTAGCAAATTTGTTGGCGGGTCATAGCCCTGTCCATGCTTTTGAGTTAACTAATGCAGCCGTTGATGCCGTACTCAAACAGACTTTCGAACAAGGTTGTTATGAGCTGCAGTTAATTTCAGCGCAACAACAAATTGCAGAGCCGCAAGTGGAGCTGTACGCTAAACTGTTAAAGTGA
- the cadA gene encoding lysine decarboxylase: MNIIAILNHMGVFFKEEPIRQLHASLEKAGYQVVYPVDDKDLIKMIEMNPRICGAIFDWDKYPLTLCEQINALNEKLPVFTFANEQSALDVSLTELRLNVSFFEYALGMGDDIALKINQAIEKYKDELMPPFTKALFNYVEEGKYTFCTPGHMGGTAFQRSPAGSIFYDFYGPNAFKADVSVSMPELGSLLDHSGPHQEAEEYIAKTFNADHSYIVTNGTSTANKIVGMFSAPSGSTVLIDRNCHKSLTHLLMMSDITPIYFRPTRNAYGILGGIPQSEFSREVIEAKVAATPNAVMPNYAVVTNSTYDGLLYNTQYIKETLDTKFIHFDSAWVPYTNFNNIYEGKCGMSGEAMPGKVFYETQSTHKLLAAFSQSSMIHIKGEIDKETFNEAYMMHTSTSPQYSIVASTETAAAMMRGNTGKKLMQDSIDRAIRFRKEVKRLDKETEGWFFDVWQPEDIETTECWNLDPKDTWHGFKDIDTDHMYLDPIKVTLLTPGMAGDNLADSGIPASLVAKFLDERGVVVEKTGPYNLLFLFSIGIDKAKSLALLRALTEFKRGFDLNLTVKNFIPTLYAEDPKFYEGMPIQDLAQGIHDMMKKFKLPELMFKAFDVLPELKITPNAAWQQELRGHTEEVKLNEMVNRVNANMILPYPPGVPLVLPGEMITETSRPVLDFLEMLCEIGSEFPGFETDIHGLYPQEDGSYTVKVLK, translated from the coding sequence AAGCTGGTTATCAGGTCGTTTATCCTGTTGATGACAAAGACCTGATTAAAATGATCGAAATGAACCCACGTATCTGTGGCGCTATCTTTGATTGGGACAAATACCCATTGACCCTTTGTGAACAAATTAATGCGTTAAATGAAAAATTACCGGTATTTACTTTTGCTAATGAGCAATCAGCGCTCGATGTATCATTAACAGAACTGCGTCTAAACGTATCTTTCTTCGAATATGCACTAGGCATGGGCGATGATATCGCGTTGAAAATTAACCAAGCGATTGAAAAATATAAAGATGAATTAATGCCTCCTTTTACGAAAGCATTATTTAACTATGTTGAAGAAGGTAAATATACTTTCTGTACTCCTGGTCATATGGGCGGTACGGCATTCCAACGTAGTCCAGCAGGTAGTATCTTCTATGATTTCTATGGTCCAAATGCATTTAAAGCTGACGTATCAGTATCGATGCCGGAGCTTGGCTCATTACTTGATCATTCTGGTCCACACCAAGAAGCAGAAGAGTACATTGCGAAAACATTCAACGCTGATCACTCTTACATCGTGACTAACGGAACATCTACTGCGAATAAGATTGTAGGTATGTTCTCTGCGCCATCTGGTAGCACGGTACTTATCGACCGTAACTGTCATAAATCGCTGACTCACTTATTAATGATGAGTGACATCACGCCGATCTATTTCCGTCCTACTCGTAACGCGTATGGTATTTTAGGTGGTATTCCACAAAGTGAATTCAGTCGTGAAGTGATCGAAGCTAAAGTAGCTGCAACGCCAAATGCTGTTATGCCAAACTATGCGGTAGTGACTAACTCTACTTATGATGGCCTGCTATATAACACTCAATATATTAAAGAAACATTGGATACTAAATTCATCCACTTCGATAGTGCTTGGGTACCTTACACTAACTTCAACAACATCTATGAAGGTAAGTGCGGAATGAGTGGTGAGGCTATGCCGGGTAAAGTGTTCTATGAAACACAATCTACCCATAAACTATTAGCGGCATTCTCACAATCATCTATGATCCATATTAAAGGCGAGATTGATAAAGAAACATTCAATGAAGCTTATATGATGCATACATCAACGTCGCCACAGTATTCTATTGTCGCATCAACAGAAACAGCAGCGGCGATGATGCGTGGTAATACTGGTAAGAAACTAATGCAAGATTCTATCGATCGTGCGATTCGTTTCCGTAAAGAAGTTAAGCGTCTAGATAAAGAAACTGAAGGCTGGTTCTTTGATGTATGGCAACCAGAAGATATTGAAACAACGGAATGTTGGAATCTAGATCCAAAAGACACTTGGCATGGTTTTAAAGACATCGATACTGACCACATGTACTTAGATCCAATTAAAGTTACGTTGTTAACGCCTGGAATGGCAGGTGACAACTTAGCCGACAGCGGTATTCCGGCGTCATTGGTTGCTAAGTTCCTTGACGAACGTGGTGTCGTTGTAGAGAAAACTGGTCCATATAACTTATTGTTCCTATTTTCAATTGGTATCGATAAAGCTAAGTCATTGGCACTATTACGCGCATTAACTGAGTTCAAGCGTGGTTTTGATCTAAACTTAACAGTGAAAAACTTCATCCCTACACTATATGCTGAAGATCCAAAATTCTATGAAGGTATGCCTATCCAAGACCTAGCTCAAGGTATTCATGACATGATGAAGAAATTCAAATTGCCTGAGCTAATGTTTAAAGCGTTTGATGTATTACCTGAATTGAAAATAACGCCGAATGCGGCTTGGCAACAAGAGCTACGTGGTCACACTGAAGAGGTGAAGCTAAACGAGATGGTCAATCGTGTTAATGCTAACATGATCCTACCTTATCCTCCTGGTGTGCCACTTGTATTACCAGGTGAAATGATCACTGAAACATCACGACCAGTATTAGATTTCTTGGAAATGCTATGTGAAATCGGTTCTGAGTTCCCAGGTTTTGAAACTGATATTCACGGTTTATATCCTCAAGAAGATGGTAGTTATACGGTTAAAGTTTTAAAATAA